The Tenebrio molitor chromosome 5, icTenMoli1.1, whole genome shotgun sequence genome has a segment encoding these proteins:
- the LOC138131969 gene encoding uncharacterized protein: MEDLYEKTIERSEELKKAGYNLIEMWECEWTKSKEYKKEMKQIEEEIKELEELNPRNAFFGGRTNATKLRVKGKKIKYIDICSLYPTVQCYDDYPVGHPTKIFKPRTYNSDWYGLIKCAILPPKGLYHPVLPVKNKTKSGDEKLTFPLCQLCAKLNNQKDKCSHTESQRIIRGTWCTNEVKKAIEKGYKIITIDEVWHFYEKSSNLFKGYVKAFMKIKLETSPWQDDFESEEEYRKEVKENLGIELGKIENNPGKRAVAKICLNSLWGKFGQRQNMGATEYVTDVKRFYEILLDETLDNIRKYKRYK, encoded by the coding sequence ATGGAAGATCTTTATGAGAAAACAATAGAAAGAAGTgaggaattaaaaaaagctGGTTATAACTTAATAGAAATGTGGGAATGTGAGTGGACGAAGTCAAAAGAATATAAGaaagaaatgaaacaaattgaagaagaaattaaggaATTGGAAGAACTTAATCCTAGAAACGCATTCTTTGGAGGAAGAACGAATGCAACAAAATTGCGCGTTAAggggaagaaaataaaatatatagaTATTTGCAGTTTATATCCAACAGTACAATGTTACGATGATTATCCAGTTGGACATCCtactaaaatattcaaacctcGTACGTATAATTCAGATTGGTAtggtttaataaaatgtgCAATTTTACCACCAAAAGGTTTGTATCACCCCGTTTTACCTGTTAAGAATAAAACCAAATCTGGTGATGAAAAACTAACATTTCCATTATGTCAATTGTgcgcaaaattaaataatcaaaaagatAAATGTTCTCATACGGAATCTCAAAGAATTATCAGAGGAACCTGGTGTACCAACGAAGTAAAAAAAGCAATTGAAAAGGGttacaaaataataactaTTGATGAGGTTtggcatttttacgaaaaatcatcaaatttatttaaaggatATGTGAAAgcgtttatgaaaattaaattagaaacaAGCCCTTGGCAGGATGATTTTGAATCAGAAGAAGAATATAGAAAAGaagtaaaagaaaatctaGGTATTGAATTgggtaaaatagaaaataatccTGGAAAGAGGGCTGTTGCGAAAATATGCTTAAATTCCTTATGGGGTAAATTTGGGCAAAGACAAAATATGGGTGCAACAGAATATGTTACAGATGTTAAAaggttttatgaaattttattagacGAGACACTTGATAATATACGTAAGTATAAAcgatataaatga